One genomic region from Pseudomonas sp. R5-89-07 encodes:
- a CDS encoding arsenic transporter produces the protein MLVAIAIFILTIVLVIWQPKGLGVGWSATLGAILALACGVISLADIPVVWHIIWNATGTFVALIIISLLLDEAGFFAWAALHVARWGRGRGRRLFAYMVLLGALVSALFANDGAALILTPIVISMLLALRFSPAATLAFVMGAGFIADTASLPLVVSNLVNIVSADYFKIGFNEYAAVMVPVNLVSVAATLAVLMWFFRRDIPHTYDPADLEEPASAIHDRATFRAGWWVLGILLVGCFALEPLGIPISAISAVCAVLLLVIAAKGHKISTRKVLKEAPWQIVIFSLGMYLVVYGLRNAGLTDYLATWLDTFAGYGVWGAAMGTGVLTALLSSAMNNLPTVLIGALSIESSHAVGVVKDAMIYANVIGSDLGPKITPIGSLATLLWLHILARKGITITWGYYFKVGIVLTVPVLLITLAALALRLSV, from the coding sequence ATGCTTGTCGCAATTGCAATATTCATCCTCACCATCGTGCTGGTCATCTGGCAGCCCAAAGGCCTGGGCGTTGGCTGGAGCGCCACCCTGGGCGCGATTTTGGCCCTGGCATGCGGGGTGATCAGCCTGGCGGATATTCCGGTGGTGTGGCACATCATCTGGAACGCTACCGGTACCTTTGTTGCGTTGATCATCATCAGCCTGTTGCTCGATGAAGCCGGCTTCTTCGCCTGGGCCGCGTTGCATGTGGCGCGCTGGGGGCGTGGCCGAGGTCGTCGACTGTTTGCCTATATGGTGCTGCTGGGTGCGCTGGTGTCGGCCCTGTTCGCCAATGACGGTGCGGCGTTGATCCTTACCCCGATTGTGATATCGATGCTGTTGGCCCTGCGCTTTTCGCCGGCGGCAACGCTGGCATTCGTCATGGGCGCAGGCTTTATCGCCGACACGGCGAGCCTGCCCTTAGTGGTATCGAACCTGGTCAACATCGTCTCGGCGGATTACTTCAAGATCGGCTTCAACGAGTATGCGGCCGTGATGGTGCCGGTGAACCTGGTCAGCGTCGCCGCAACCCTGGCGGTACTAATGTGGTTTTTCCGTCGCGATATCCCGCACACCTACGACCCGGCCGACCTGGAAGAACCCGCCAGTGCCATCCACGACCGTGCGACCTTTCGCGCCGGCTGGTGGGTGCTGGGTATATTGCTGGTGGGCTGCTTCGCGCTGGAGCCGCTGGGCATTCCCATCAGTGCGATTTCGGCGGTATGCGCCGTGCTGTTGTTGGTGATTGCCGCCAAGGGCCACAAGATCTCCACGCGCAAAGTCCTCAAAGAGGCACCGTGGCAGATCGTGATCTTTTCCCTGGGAATGTACTTGGTGGTCTACGGCTTGCGTAATGCCGGCCTGACCGACTACCTGGCCACCTGGCTCGACACTTTCGCCGGTTATGGGGTGTGGGGCGCGGCCATGGGCACCGGGGTGCTGACGGCGCTGTTGTCCTCGGCGATGAACAACCTGCCGACGGTGTTGATCGGCGCATTGTCCATCGAGTCCAGCCATGCAGTGGGCGTGGTCAAGGACGCGATGATCTACGCCAACGTGATCGGCAGCGACCTGGGCCCGAAAATCACCCCTATCGGCAGCCTGGCCACGTTGCTGTGGTTGCATATCCTGGCACGCAAGGGCATCACCATCACTTGGGGGTATTACTTCAAGGTAGGGATTGTGCTCACCGTGCCGGTGCTGTTGATCACCCTCGCCGCCCTTGCCTTGCGCCTGAGTGTCTAG
- a CDS encoding DUF2493 domain-containing protein: MRVLICAGRHYADTKKSRQVLDAYHRLRPVQVLIHGGNQFLGSDIEEWAREIGIDVVRYPPNWQRHGKQAERQRNHFMLADSRPDVIIALPGGDDTSELVCQAKATGISVLTVES, from the coding sequence ATGCGCGTGCTGATCTGTGCAGGTCGTCATTACGCCGACACAAAAAAGTCCCGCCAAGTGCTGGACGCTTACCACCGCCTGCGCCCTGTGCAGGTGCTGATCCACGGCGGCAACCAGTTCCTGGGCAGCGACATCGAGGAATGGGCCCGCGAAATCGGGATCGACGTGGTGCGGTATCCGCCGAACTGGCAGCGCCACGGCAAGCAGGCGGAGCGCCAGCGCAACCACTTCATGCTGGCCGACAGCCGCCCCGACGTGATCATCGCCCTGCCGGGCGGTGACGACACTTCGGAACTGGTCTGTCAGGCCAAAGCCACCGGCATTTCGGTGCTGACCGTAGAAAGCTGA
- a CDS encoding LysE family transporter — MLTIFFYALVFGFVFCLSPGAVLAETLRRGLLQGFTPALLVQVGSLVGDAVWAVIGLTGIALLIQHDAVRVPLTVICALYLAWLGMRSLIDAWQLPQAEDAPASSGKNALAVGAAISLANPKNIVYWGALGSALSGIVGATPSHGQTLMFFAGFMLASVLSCFLTAALVNLLRKNASPTWQRVSYGACGVVLLYLAILAAQGI, encoded by the coding sequence ATGCTGACCATCTTCTTCTACGCGCTGGTTTTCGGTTTTGTATTTTGTCTCTCCCCCGGCGCGGTGCTCGCTGAGACCCTGCGCCGTGGCTTGCTCCAGGGTTTCACCCCGGCACTGCTGGTACAGGTCGGCTCGCTGGTGGGCGACGCGGTGTGGGCGGTCATCGGCCTGACTGGCATCGCGCTGTTGATCCAGCATGACGCGGTGCGCGTGCCGCTGACGGTGATCTGTGCGCTGTACCTGGCCTGGCTGGGGATGCGCAGCCTGATTGATGCCTGGCAGCTACCGCAAGCCGAGGATGCGCCTGCAAGCTCCGGAAAAAACGCCCTGGCCGTGGGCGCGGCGATCTCCCTGGCCAATCCGAAGAACATCGTTTACTGGGGCGCCTTGGGCAGCGCGTTGTCAGGCATCGTCGGCGCCACCCCGAGCCATGGGCAAACACTGATGTTTTTTGCAGGCTTCATGCTGGCATCGGTGTTGTCATGCTTTTTGACCGCCGCGCTGGTCAACTTATTGCGCAAGAACGCTTCGCCGACTTGGCAGCGCGTCAGCTATGGCGCCTGCGGCGTGGTATTGCTCTACCTGGCCATTCTCGCAGCGCAAGGTATTTGA
- a CDS encoding YoaK family protein: MLPSPAKPYANAVLAHRQRWRGRVGLALVAGLSVLAGMTDAIGFMASGDFVSFMSGNTTRLAVAISAGDLGLTGRLLLLVATFIVGNALGVVVSRLSKRHALPLLLSIGALLCGAALLPSADTLPALLAAIIAMGMLNAAVEQVNGVPVGLTYVTGALSRFGRGLGRWLLGERRNGWRMQLIPWAGMFVGAVIGALLEQRIGLRALWVSGGLAGLLGLATLAIPRRWQLGYMPR; this comes from the coding sequence ATGCTGCCTTCGCCCGCCAAGCCCTACGCCAATGCCGTGCTCGCCCATCGACAGCGCTGGCGCGGGCGTGTGGGCCTGGCGCTGGTGGCCGGTTTGTCGGTACTGGCGGGCATGACCGATGCTATTGGTTTTATGGCCAGCGGCGATTTTGTCTCGTTCATGAGCGGCAACACCACGCGCCTGGCGGTGGCGATCAGTGCCGGCGACCTCGGCCTGACCGGACGATTGCTGCTGCTTGTCGCGACCTTCATCGTTGGCAACGCCTTGGGGGTGGTGGTCAGCCGCCTCAGCAAGCGGCATGCGCTGCCTTTGTTACTGAGCATCGGCGCACTGCTCTGCGGCGCGGCGCTGCTGCCCTCGGCCGATACATTGCCGGCGCTGTTGGCGGCAATTATTGCCATGGGCATGCTCAATGCGGCCGTCGAACAAGTGAACGGCGTGCCGGTGGGGCTTACGTACGTGACGGGGGCGCTTTCGCGTTTCGGGCGTGGGCTGGGCCGCTGGCTGCTGGGCGAACGCCGCAATGGCTGGCGCATGCAGCTGATCCCCTGGGCGGGGATGTTTGTCGGCGCCGTGATCGGAGCGTTGCTGGAGCAGCGAATCGGCCTGCGCGCACTCTGGGTCAGCGGTGGCCTGGCGGGGTTATTGGGCCTGGCGACCCTGGCGATTCCCCGGCGCTGGCAGCTGGGCTACATGCCACGCTGA
- a CDS encoding ATP-binding cassette domain-containing protein translates to MTHVNRPPALVCLQHLCFQFANGEILLDDLNLSIDQTPTGIVGRNGRGKSILAQLMAGLLQPSSGTLKAPGEVAYVPQNLVVRPGATVADLTGTAQCLAALDRMARGTGQAGDLELIDDRWDLAERLRMALDAAGLTALGAASQADQLSGGQLARVALIGAWLAAPQLLILDEPSNHLDSLGRTWLLQLLRDWRGGLVVVSHDRQLLNAMGRIIELSPLGVQVYGGNYDAYVQQRDAQQQAAIATWEYAREQRSRERRRLQKEHDSLQRNAARSRKHAETANVDRFTKSRWKSAATQIVSTMGSAQQHHKATLDAQVRQAYERVVDEPPTLLALPGSTVAKGRQVLSLQDAQLPWLDPLAPSSYLTLELAGPLRVAVRGPNGCGKSTLLKLLAGIWQPVSGTCTVPVPCAYIDQHLTLLDDQRSVVEQLNLLDTPLLEAELRTRLALLQLDASRVTRRAGQLSGGERLKAAMAIALWRGAPAQLLLLDEPTNHLDLETVIAFEQALKGFTGAVVAVSHDEAFLQAIEPSHYLSWYSTGWRLEPV, encoded by the coding sequence ATGACTCACGTCAACCGGCCGCCCGCATTGGTTTGCCTGCAACACCTGTGTTTCCAGTTCGCCAATGGCGAAATACTGCTGGACGACCTCAATTTGTCCATCGACCAGACGCCCACCGGGATCGTCGGGCGCAACGGGCGCGGCAAAAGTATCCTGGCCCAATTGATGGCCGGCCTGCTGCAGCCCTCCTCCGGTACGCTGAAAGCGCCAGGCGAAGTGGCCTACGTTCCCCAGAACCTGGTGGTTCGGCCAGGTGCAACGGTTGCAGATCTCACCGGCACCGCGCAGTGCCTGGCTGCCCTTGACCGCATGGCTCGAGGCACGGGCCAGGCCGGTGACCTGGAACTGATCGATGATCGCTGGGACCTTGCCGAACGCCTGCGCATGGCCCTGGATGCGGCCGGGTTGACAGCGCTCGGCGCGGCTTCCCAGGCCGATCAGCTCAGCGGTGGCCAGTTGGCCAGGGTGGCGCTGATTGGTGCATGGCTCGCGGCGCCGCAGCTACTGATCCTCGATGAGCCCAGCAACCACCTCGACAGTCTCGGGCGTACCTGGCTGCTGCAGCTACTGCGCGATTGGCGCGGTGGCCTGGTGGTAGTCAGCCATGATCGGCAGCTGCTGAACGCCATGGGCCGGATCATCGAACTGTCGCCACTCGGCGTGCAGGTGTATGGCGGCAACTACGATGCCTATGTTCAGCAACGCGACGCGCAGCAGCAGGCGGCTATCGCAACCTGGGAATACGCCCGCGAGCAACGCAGCCGCGAACGTCGACGCTTGCAAAAGGAGCACGACAGCCTGCAGCGCAACGCGGCGCGCTCACGCAAACATGCAGAGACCGCCAACGTCGACCGGTTTACCAAGTCGCGATGGAAAAGCGCAGCCACGCAAATCGTCAGCACAATGGGCAGCGCCCAGCAGCATCACAAAGCCACACTCGACGCGCAGGTGCGCCAGGCCTACGAACGGGTGGTGGACGAACCGCCGACCTTGCTGGCCTTACCCGGTTCGACGGTGGCCAAGGGTCGGCAGGTGCTTAGCCTGCAAGACGCACAGTTGCCTTGGCTGGATCCGCTGGCACCTTCAAGCTACCTGACGCTCGAGCTGGCCGGCCCCCTGCGCGTGGCGGTGCGCGGGCCAAACGGTTGCGGTAAATCCACCTTGCTCAAGCTGCTTGCCGGGATATGGCAACCCGTCAGCGGGACATGCACGGTACCGGTGCCTTGCGCGTATATCGACCAACACCTGACCCTGCTGGACGATCAACGTAGCGTTGTCGAACAGCTCAACCTGCTCGACACGCCGCTGCTCGAAGCCGAACTGCGCACGCGCCTGGCCTTGCTGCAACTGGATGCCTCGCGCGTGACCCGACGGGCCGGTCAACTGAGCGGTGGCGAGCGTTTGAAAGCGGCGATGGCGATCGCATTGTGGCGCGGGGCACCGGCACAACTGTTGCTGTTGGACGAGCCGACCAACCACCTGGACCTGGAAACGGTGATCGCTTTTGAACAGGCCTTGAAGGGTTTTACCGGCGCCGTAGTGGCGGTGTCCCACGATGAGGCGTTCCTGCAGGCGATTGAACCCAGCCATTACTTGAGCTGGTACAGCACCGGTTGGCGCCTGGAGCCTGTGTGA
- a CDS encoding DinB family protein, translated as MNRIEHIALMANYNQWMNRKVYEAAGKLTDVALAVDRQAFFGSILGTLNHLMLGDTVWLKRFAEHPAGFTALLPLSTIATPADLGQLAFADIRELSAHRAWLDQLILNWAGNLQETDLDQPLRYHNMRGAAQEKPFFALLLHFFNHQTHHRGQVTTLLSQAGVDVGDTDLLALID; from the coding sequence GTGAACCGCATCGAGCACATTGCGTTGATGGCCAACTACAACCAATGGATGAATCGCAAGGTCTACGAAGCCGCCGGCAAGCTGACCGACGTGGCGCTGGCCGTCGACCGACAGGCGTTTTTCGGCTCTATCCTCGGCACCCTGAATCACCTGATGCTGGGCGACACGGTGTGGCTAAAACGCTTCGCCGAGCACCCGGCAGGTTTTACCGCGTTGCTACCCTTGAGCACCATCGCCACACCTGCGGATCTGGGGCAGCTGGCGTTCGCCGACATTCGCGAACTCTCGGCCCATCGCGCCTGGCTGGATCAACTGATCCTCAATTGGGCCGGCAATCTGCAGGAAACCGATCTGGACCAGCCCTTGCGCTATCACAACATGCGCGGTGCAGCCCAAGAGAAACCATTCTTCGCCCTGCTGCTGCATTTTTTCAATCACCAGACCCACCATCGCGGCCAGGTGACCACGCTGTTGAGTCAGGCCGGTGTGGACGTGGGCGATACCGACTTGCTCGCGTTGATTGACTGA
- the mgtA gene encoding magnesium-translocating P-type ATPase translates to MSAVKNTPLNTKKTTDDGTKLSMRAAREAQNGLSATLANVRATRDGLTELDASARLQREGYNEVAHDKPPHAIVQFLQALNNPFIYVLLTLAGISFITDCWLPMQDGEEADPTKVIIIMTMVLLSSLLRFWQEHRSAKSAEALKAMVRTTTTVLRREQVGAEPALREVPMRDLVTGDIVQLSAGDMIPADIRLIESRDLFISQAVLTGEALPVEKYDTLGDVTQKSASPLPAGQGNLLDLPNICFMGTNVVSGRATAVVVATGPRTYFGSLAKAIVGSRVQTAFDRGVNSVSWLLIRFMLVMVPIVFFLNGFSKGDWGDAFLFALAVAVGLTPEMLPMIVSANLAKGATAMAKRKVVVKRLNAIQNFGSMDVLCTDKTGTLTQDKIILEHHVNACGQRDDAVLSLAWLNSFHQSGMKNLMDQAVVQFAERNPKFQVPFAYSKVDELPFDFVRRRLSIMVKDAAGDHLLVCKGAVEEMLGICTHTMEDGAAVPLDERRREQLLAIANDYNEDGFRVLVVATRTIPKALAREQYTTADERNLVIHGFLTFLDPPKETAGPAIAALQEIGVAVKVLTGDNAVVTSKICRQVGLEPGQPLLGVEIEAMDDATLLRRVEERTVFAKLTPLQKSRVLKALQANGHTVGFLGDGINDAPALRDADVGISVDSGTDIAKESADIILLEKSLMVLEEGVLKGRETFGNIMKYLNMTASSNFGNVFSVLVASAFIPFMPMLAIHLLLQNLMYDISQLALPWDKMDKEYLAKPRKWDAKNIGRFMIWIGPTSSIFDITTFALMWYVFSANSVEMQTLFQSGWFIEGLLSQTLVVHMLRTRKIPFFQSTAAWPVLMMTCIVIALGIYVPFSPLGTLVGLQPLPLAYFPWLVGTLLAYCCVAQLMKTIYIRRFKQWY, encoded by the coding sequence ATGAGCGCCGTAAAAAACACGCCACTGAACACGAAAAAAACCACCGACGACGGCACCAAACTGTCGATGCGCGCCGCCCGCGAAGCCCAGAACGGCCTGTCGGCCACCTTGGCCAACGTACGCGCCACCCGGGATGGCCTGACCGAACTGGACGCCTCGGCGCGCCTGCAACGGGAAGGCTACAACGAAGTGGCGCATGACAAGCCGCCTCACGCCATCGTGCAGTTCCTGCAGGCACTGAACAATCCCTTCATCTATGTCCTGCTGACGCTCGCTGGCATCAGCTTCATCACCGACTGCTGGCTGCCCATGCAGGACGGCGAAGAGGCCGACCCCACCAAGGTCATCATTATCATGACCATGGTACTGCTCAGCAGCCTGCTGCGTTTCTGGCAGGAACACCGCTCGGCCAAATCCGCCGAGGCGCTTAAAGCCATGGTGCGCACCACCACCACCGTGCTGCGCCGCGAGCAGGTTGGCGCCGAGCCGGCCCTGCGCGAAGTGCCGATGCGCGACCTGGTGACCGGTGACATCGTGCAGCTGTCGGCCGGCGATATGATTCCCGCCGACATCCGCCTGATCGAATCGCGCGATCTGTTTATCAGCCAGGCGGTGCTGACCGGCGAAGCCCTGCCGGTGGAGAAATACGACACCTTGGGCGATGTCACGCAAAAGTCCGCATCGCCCCTGCCTGCAGGCCAGGGCAACCTGCTGGACCTGCCCAACATCTGCTTCATGGGCACCAACGTGGTCAGTGGCCGGGCGACCGCCGTGGTGGTCGCCACCGGGCCGCGCACTTACTTCGGCTCGCTGGCCAAGGCGATTGTCGGCTCACGGGTGCAAACCGCGTTCGACCGCGGCGTGAACAGCGTCAGCTGGCTGCTGATCCGCTTCATGCTGGTGATGGTGCCGATCGTGTTCTTCCTCAATGGCTTCTCCAAAGGTGACTGGGGCGATGCCTTCCTGTTCGCCCTTGCGGTCGCCGTTGGCCTGACCCCGGAAATGCTGCCGATGATCGTCAGCGCCAACCTGGCCAAGGGCGCCACGGCCATGGCCAAGCGCAAAGTGGTGGTCAAGCGCCTCAATGCGATCCAGAACTTCGGCTCCATGGACGTGCTGTGCACCGACAAGACCGGCACCTTGACCCAGGACAAGATCATCCTCGAACACCACGTCAACGCCTGCGGCCAGCGTGATGATGCGGTGTTGTCCCTGGCCTGGCTCAACAGCTTCCACCAGAGCGGCATGAAGAACCTGATGGACCAGGCCGTGGTGCAGTTCGCCGAGCGCAACCCCAAGTTCCAGGTGCCGTTTGCCTACAGCAAGGTCGATGAGTTGCCGTTCGATTTCGTGCGTCGGCGCCTGTCGATCATGGTCAAGGACGCCGCCGGCGATCATTTGCTGGTGTGCAAGGGCGCCGTGGAAGAGATGCTGGGCATTTGCACCCACACCATGGAAGACGGCGCCGCCGTGCCTCTGGATGAGCGCCGCCGCGAGCAGTTGCTGGCGATCGCCAATGACTACAACGAGGACGGTTTCCGCGTACTGGTAGTAGCCACTCGCACCATCCCTAAAGCGCTGGCACGTGAGCAGTACACCACCGCCGACGAACGTAACCTGGTGATCCATGGCTTCCTGACCTTCCTCGATCCACCAAAGGAAACCGCCGGCCCGGCGATTGCCGCGCTGCAGGAAATCGGTGTGGCGGTCAAAGTGCTCACCGGCGACAACGCGGTGGTCACCAGCAAGATCTGCCGCCAGGTGGGCCTCGAGCCAGGCCAGCCGCTGCTGGGGGTGGAAATCGAAGCGATGGACGACGCCACCCTGCTGCGTCGGGTGGAGGAGCGCACGGTGTTCGCCAAGCTGACGCCGCTGCAGAAATCGCGGGTGCTCAAGGCGCTGCAGGCCAACGGCCATACCGTCGGCTTTCTTGGCGACGGGATCAACGATGCGCCTGCGCTGCGCGATGCCGACGTGGGTATTTCGGTGGACAGCGGCACAGACATCGCCAAGGAGTCGGCCGACATCATCCTGCTGGAAAAGAGCCTGATGGTGCTGGAGGAAGGCGTGCTCAAAGGCCGCGAAACCTTCGGCAATATCATGAAGTACCTGAACATGACCGCCAGCTCCAACTTCGGCAACGTGTTCTCGGTGCTGGTGGCCAGTGCGTTCATTCCGTTCATGCCGATGCTGGCGATTCACCTGTTGCTGCAAAACCTGATGTACGACATCTCCCAACTGGCGCTGCCGTGGGACAAGATGGACAAGGAATACCTGGCCAAACCGCGCAAGTGGGATGCGAAAAACATCGGTCGCTTCATGATCTGGATCGGGCCGACCTCGTCGATCTTCGACATCACCACCTTTGCCCTGATGTGGTACGTGTTCTCGGCCAACAGCGTGGAAATGCAGACCCTGTTCCAGTCCGGCTGGTTTATCGAGGGCCTGCTTTCGCAAACCCTGGTGGTGCATATGTTGCGCACCCGCAAGATCCCGTTCTTCCAGAGCACGGCCGCGTGGCCGGTGTTGATGATGACCTGCATCGTCATTGCCCTGGGCATCTACGTGCCGTTCTCGCCGCTGGGCACCCTGGTGGGCCTGCAGCCGCTGCCGCTGGCGTACTTCCCATGGTTGGTGGGCACGCTCCTGGCCTACTGCTGCGTCGCCCAACTGATGAAGACGATCTACATCCGCCGCTTCAAGCAGTGGTACTGA
- a CDS encoding AzlC family ABC transporter permease has translation MPTALPYNAFARGAIAVIPLSLACAPWGLLAGSMAIDAQFTPLQAQGLSAIVFAGAAQLVAIGMVKGGASLISIVLTTLLLTSQHLLYGMHMRPTLSSLNARWRMSLGFLLTDEFFALVNHYDRQTFNRWYALGVGLTFYIIWNLFTLAGIVLGKSIPGLDQLGLEFSIAATFIALITPVVRDVPTVVCVAVALLCSVWLSYLHWESAVVVSGVLGMSAGFACKRLGVGQR, from the coding sequence ATGCCTACCGCCCTTCCTTATAACGCGTTCGCGCGCGGCGCAATCGCTGTCATTCCATTGTCCCTGGCCTGTGCCCCCTGGGGGTTGCTCGCAGGTTCGATGGCCATCGATGCGCAGTTCACCCCGCTGCAAGCCCAGGGCTTATCCGCCATCGTGTTCGCCGGCGCTGCTCAGTTGGTGGCGATCGGCATGGTCAAAGGCGGCGCCAGCCTGATCTCCATCGTGCTGACCACCTTGCTGCTCACTTCCCAACATCTGCTCTACGGCATGCACATGCGCCCCACGCTGTCCTCGCTCAACGCCCGCTGGCGCATGAGCCTGGGGTTCCTGTTGACCGATGAGTTCTTTGCCCTGGTCAATCACTATGACCGCCAGACCTTCAATCGCTGGTACGCCCTGGGTGTCGGCCTGACTTTCTACATCATCTGGAACCTGTTCACCCTGGCCGGGATTGTGCTGGGCAAGAGCATTCCCGGCCTCGACCAGCTAGGCCTGGAGTTTTCGATTGCCGCGACCTTTATCGCGCTAATCACGCCGGTGGTACGCGACGTGCCGACCGTGGTGTGTGTCGCCGTGGCGCTGTTGTGCTCGGTGTGGCTCAGTTACCTGCATTGGGAATCGGCAGTGGTGGTCTCTGGGGTGCTGGGGATGAGCGCCGGGTTCGCCTGCAAACGCCTGGGAGTAGGGCAGCGATGA
- a CDS encoding tellurite resistance TerB family protein has protein sequence MNTSDLLEQLLRGAGQGGASSGGGLGGLLGGLLKGTSGGTAAGGGGLGDLLGGLGGMLGGGAATRPAQGRAGGMNYAALASLGMMAFKAYQAWQSQQASQPQQAFQTADQLSGAQIEAHSHAVLRALIAAAKADGRIDEKEQQLISNELGKHTDDPQLQQWLDAEVAKPLDAADFAEFANDPAVAAEVYLASVMLVDDQQDAERNYLDDLAAQLQIDPQLQLHLEQQTKA, from the coding sequence ATGAATACCAGCGATCTACTGGAACAACTGTTGCGCGGCGCAGGCCAGGGCGGCGCTTCTTCGGGCGGCGGCCTGGGCGGGCTGCTTGGCGGGCTGCTCAAAGGTACCAGTGGCGGTACCGCTGCTGGCGGCGGCGGTCTGGGGGATTTATTGGGTGGGCTTGGCGGCATGTTGGGCGGTGGCGCGGCGACGCGCCCGGCGCAAGGGCGTGCAGGCGGTATGAACTACGCCGCGTTGGCGTCTCTCGGGATGATGGCCTTCAAGGCGTACCAGGCCTGGCAGAGCCAGCAGGCGAGCCAGCCGCAGCAAGCCTTCCAGACGGCCGACCAGCTTTCAGGCGCGCAAATCGAAGCACACAGCCATGCGGTGCTGCGTGCACTGATCGCTGCCGCGAAGGCCGATGGCCGGATCGATGAGAAAGAGCAGCAGCTGATTTCCAATGAACTGGGCAAGCACACTGACGACCCGCAACTGCAGCAGTGGCTTGACGCTGAGGTCGCCAAGCCATTGGATGCTGCGGATTTCGCCGAGTTTGCCAACGACCCGGCAGTGGCGGCCGAGGTGTATCTGGCCAGTGTCATGCTGGTGGATGATCAGCAGGATGCGGAGCGCAATTACCTCGACGATCTAGCCGCCCAGTTGCAAATCGATCCGCAGTTGCAACTGCACCTGGAGCAGCAGACCAAAGCCTAG
- a CDS encoding AzlD domain-containing protein, producing MIYLMIVGMGLVVFFNRYLFIEPRLPVRLNRGAREFLGFAVPGMLTAICGPIIFIKDHQLNLSPSNPYLLAGICAVALMVWTRSVLITVLASMALFYLLRWWL from the coding sequence ATGATTTACCTGATGATTGTGGGCATGGGGCTGGTGGTGTTTTTCAATCGCTACCTGTTTATCGAACCGCGCCTGCCGGTGCGGCTCAATCGGGGGGCGCGGGAGTTTCTCGGGTTCGCCGTGCCGGGCATGCTCACCGCTATTTGCGGGCCGATTATTTTCATCAAAGACCACCAGCTCAACCTGAGCCCGAGCAACCCCTACCTGCTGGCCGGGATCTGTGCCGTGGCGCTGATGGTGTGGACACGCAGCGTGCTGATCACCGTGCTGGCGAGCATGGCGCTGTTTTACCTGTTGCGCTGGTGGCTCTGA
- a CDS encoding DNA topoisomerase IB: MPDSSLPADLPRDLHYVDDTQPGIRRKKLRGKFQYFGPDGERITDADEIKRLNALAVPPAYTDVWICADPRGHLQATGRDARGRKQYRYHTRWREVRDSDKYARLQAFGNALPKLRKQLEAQIAEPGFTREKVLATVVMLLDATLIRVGNVQYARDNKSFGLTTLRNRHVDIKGSEIKFQFRGKSGVEHQISVKDRRLANVVKRCMELPGQNLFQYLDEDGERHTVSSQDVNAYLHSLTGEDFTAKDYRTWAGTAMALAVLRELAWQPESDAKRHVVAMVKDVARQLGNTPAVCRKCYIHPAVLEHFTLGELSKLPKPRVRKGLKAEEVALAMFLEQLTADLPAHAKAG, translated from the coding sequence ATGCCCGACTCTTCGCTGCCCGCCGATCTGCCCCGTGACCTGCATTACGTGGACGACACCCAGCCCGGAATCCGCCGCAAAAAACTGCGCGGCAAGTTCCAGTATTTCGGCCCCGATGGCGAACGCATCACCGATGCCGATGAGATCAAGCGCCTCAATGCCCTGGCGGTACCGCCCGCCTACACCGATGTGTGGATCTGCGCCGACCCGCGCGGGCACCTGCAAGCCACCGGCCGTGATGCACGGGGCCGCAAGCAGTACCGCTACCACACGCGCTGGCGGGAGGTGCGCGACAGCGACAAGTACGCGCGGCTGCAGGCGTTCGGCAATGCCTTGCCCAAGTTGCGCAAACAGCTGGAGGCCCAGATCGCCGAGCCTGGGTTCACCCGTGAAAAGGTACTGGCCACAGTGGTGATGTTGCTTGATGCCACGCTGATCCGTGTCGGCAATGTTCAGTACGCCCGCGACAACAAATCCTTCGGCCTGACCACCCTGCGCAACCGCCACGTGGACATCAAGGGCAGCGAGATAAAATTCCAGTTTCGCGGCAAGAGCGGCGTGGAGCATCAAATCAGCGTCAAGGACCGGCGCCTGGCGAATGTCGTCAAGCGCTGCATGGAGTTGCCCGGGCAGAACCTGTTCCAGTACCTGGACGAAGACGGCGAGCGCCATACCGTCAGCTCCCAGGACGTCAACGCCTACCTGCACAGCCTGACCGGTGAAGACTTCACCGCCAAGGACTACCGCACCTGGGCCGGTACGGCCATGGCGTTGGCGGTGTTGCGCGAGCTGGCATGGCAACCGGAGTCCGACGCCAAGCGGCATGTGGTGGCGATGGTCAAGGACGTCGCCCGGCAGTTGGGCAATACCCCTGCGGTGTGTCGCAAGTGCTATATCCACCCGGCGGTGCTCGAACATTTCACCCTGGGTGAGTTGTCCAAACTGCCCAAGCCACGGGTACGCAAGGGCCTCAAAGCCGAAGAAGTCGCCCTGGCGATGTTCCTTGAGCAACTGACCGCCGACTTGCCCGCGCACGCCAAGGCGGGTTAG